The following coding sequences lie in one Burkholderia cepacia genomic window:
- a CDS encoding trimeric intracellular cation channel family protein, with protein sequence MRRRPSGGRVPHPRLTLAIAILEAIATLAFAISGFIEARKNRLDSVGTFVVALATAFGGGTLRDILLERRPFYWVVHDDYVIAIFVLALFAPFVLRMLSRLSAERLLLIADAIGLGIFSISGTAIALDAEMPRFIAVMMGVITGVVGGIVRDVLCNDIPLILRDSRPYATCAFVGCWFYLLLVWLQFDSVYSVLLATGFILVARLATFKFDVRLPH encoded by the coding sequence ATGCGGCGCCGGCCGAGCGGGGGCCGCGTGCCGCATCCTAGGCTGACGCTCGCGATCGCGATACTGGAGGCGATCGCCACGCTGGCCTTCGCGATTTCGGGCTTCATCGAGGCGCGCAAGAACCGCCTCGACTCGGTCGGCACGTTCGTCGTCGCGCTCGCGACCGCGTTCGGCGGCGGCACGCTGCGCGACATCCTGCTCGAGCGCCGGCCGTTCTACTGGGTCGTGCACGACGACTACGTGATCGCGATCTTCGTGCTCGCGCTGTTCGCGCCGTTCGTGCTGCGGATGCTGTCGCGACTGTCGGCCGAACGGCTGCTGCTGATCGCCGACGCGATCGGGCTCGGCATCTTCAGCATCTCGGGCACGGCGATCGCGCTCGACGCCGAGATGCCGCGCTTCATCGCGGTGATGATGGGCGTGATCACCGGCGTGGTCGGCGGGATCGTCCGCGACGTGCTGTGCAACGACATCCCGCTGATCCTGCGCGATTCGCGGCCGTACGCGACCTGCGCGTTCGTCGGCTGCTGGTTCTATCTGCTGCTCGTGTGGCTGCAGTTCGACTCGGTGTACAGCGTGCTGCTCGCGACCGGCTTCATCCTCGTCGCGCGGCTCGCGACGTTCAAGTTCGACGTGCGGCTGCCGCACTGA
- a CDS encoding Smr/MutS family protein — translation MAKNQPHPSDPAKRKIAARPANPAPAAPPPAPDPAALRGQGLAGLGALRKSLQGEAERRERTRVETAKAERKAEADANLFRNEIGSIRPLNAPPRASSGRTPPDPVPKQTQRDEEAVLNATLSDEFDPETLLDSDDSLYYHRPGISRDVVRKLRSGAWIVQAQIDLHGMRRDEARDALAEFIREAGKKGLRCLRVIHGKGLGSIGKEPVLKGKVRAWLVQKEEVIAFCEARGNDGGAGAVLVLLQPHAAPAERGPRAAS, via the coding sequence ATGGCGAAGAACCAGCCCCATCCGAGCGATCCCGCGAAGCGGAAGATCGCCGCCCGTCCCGCGAACCCCGCGCCGGCCGCCCCGCCGCCCGCGCCCGATCCGGCCGCATTGCGCGGCCAGGGCCTCGCGGGCCTCGGCGCATTACGCAAGTCGCTGCAAGGCGAAGCCGAGCGCCGCGAACGCACGCGCGTCGAAACCGCGAAGGCAGAGCGCAAGGCGGAAGCCGACGCGAACCTGTTCCGCAACGAAATCGGCTCGATCCGGCCGCTGAACGCGCCGCCGCGCGCGTCGTCGGGCCGCACGCCGCCCGACCCGGTGCCGAAGCAGACCCAGCGCGACGAGGAAGCCGTGCTGAATGCGACGCTGTCCGACGAATTCGATCCCGAGACGCTGCTCGACAGCGACGACTCGCTGTACTACCACCGCCCCGGCATCAGCCGCGACGTCGTGCGCAAGCTGCGCAGCGGCGCGTGGATCGTGCAGGCGCAGATCGACCTGCACGGGATGCGGCGCGACGAGGCGCGCGACGCGCTCGCCGAATTCATCCGCGAAGCCGGCAAGAAGGGGCTGCGCTGCCTGCGCGTGATCCACGGCAAGGGGCTCGGCTCGATCGGCAAGGAACCCGTGCTGAAAGGCAAGGTGCGCGCGTGGCTCGTGCAGAAGGAAGAAGTGATCGCGTTCTGCGAGGCGCGCGGCAACGACGGCGGTGCAGGCGCGGTACTCGTGCTGCTGCAGCCGCATGCGGCGCCGGCCGAGCGGGGGCCGCGTGCCGCATCCTAG
- the trxB gene encoding thioredoxin-disulfide reductase: protein MSTPKHAKVLILGSGPAGYTAAVYAARANLSPVLITGIAQGGQLMTTTDVENWPADAKGVQGPELMARFLEHAERFNTEIIFDHIHTAKLHEQPIRLIGDSGEYTCDSLIIATGASAQYLGLPSEEHFMGKGVSACATCDGFFYRGQEVAVIGGGNTAVEEALYLTGIAKKVTVIHRRDKFRAEPILIDRLLEKEKEGAVVIKWDHVLDEVTGEDSGVTGLRIKNVKTGATEDLAVQGVFVAIGHKPNTDLFQGQLEMKDGYILTKSGLHGNATSTSVAGVFAAGDVQDNVYRQAITSAGTGCMAALDAQRYLESLHDKK from the coding sequence CCTGATTCTCGGTTCCGGCCCCGCCGGCTACACGGCCGCCGTCTACGCGGCACGCGCCAACCTGTCCCCGGTGCTGATCACCGGCATCGCGCAGGGCGGCCAGCTGATGACCACGACCGATGTCGAAAACTGGCCGGCTGACGCGAAAGGCGTGCAGGGTCCGGAGCTGATGGCGCGCTTCCTCGAGCACGCCGAGCGCTTCAACACCGAAATCATCTTCGACCACATCCACACCGCGAAGCTGCACGAGCAGCCGATCCGCCTGATCGGCGACTCGGGCGAATACACGTGCGACTCGCTGATCATCGCGACCGGCGCGTCCGCGCAGTATCTCGGCCTGCCGTCCGAAGAACACTTCATGGGCAAGGGCGTGTCGGCCTGCGCGACCTGCGACGGCTTCTTCTATCGCGGCCAGGAAGTCGCGGTGATCGGTGGCGGCAACACGGCCGTCGAGGAAGCGCTCTACCTGACGGGCATCGCGAAGAAGGTCACGGTGATCCACCGCCGCGACAAGTTCCGCGCGGAGCCGATCCTGATCGACCGCCTGCTGGAGAAGGAAAAGGAAGGCGCCGTCGTGATCAAGTGGGATCACGTGCTCGACGAAGTGACGGGCGAGGATTCGGGCGTCACGGGCCTGCGCATCAAGAACGTGAAGACCGGCGCGACGGAAGACCTCGCCGTGCAGGGCGTGTTCGTCGCGATCGGCCACAAGCCGAACACCGACCTGTTCCAGGGCCAGCTCGAGATGAAGGACGGTTACATCCTGACGAAGAGCGGCCTGCACGGCAACGCGACGTCGACGAGCGTCGCGGGCGTGTTCGCTGCAGGCGACGTGCAGGACAACGTGTATCGCCAGGCGATCACGAGCGCGGGCACGGGCTGCATGGCCGCGCTCGACGCGCAGCGCTACCTCGAAAGCCTGCACGACAAGAAGTAA